In Catenulispora sp. MAP5-51, the genomic stretch ACTCGCCGGTCGGGGCGTCGGTGATGGCCGTGCGGGCGCGGGCATACTCCACGAGCAACGCCTCCGGCGCCGCACCGGACCAGCTCTCCAGCCGGAATCCGGCGGCGACAGAACGCTGCCACAGTCCCGGGTCCACGTCGGCGAGCTTCAGGGTCTGCTTGACGTAACCGTGGGTGCGGACGAAGCCGAGCTTGCGTGCCCACGACTCGCCGGAGGCGTCGGCCTTGACGTTGTACCCCATGACGACGGTGCGGCCGTCCGCGCGCACGTCGGGGAGCACCCCGCGCAGCACGGCGGTGCCGACACCCTGGCGCCACCGTTCCGGCAGGACGGTGACCTGCACGATCGTCAGGTGCGTGTTCTCGTGCTCCGGCTGGATCACCGACGCGGTCCCGACGATGCGGCCCGCGTCCCGCGCCACCCAGCGCCGGACCGGGCCCAGCACCGTCAGGGTCCGCCTGATCGTCTCGACGAACTCAGCCAGTGTCGGCGGCCAGACGTCGGGGTGGTCGACGGCCAGGACGGCCGTCGACACCGCGTAGTACTCGGCCAGCTCGGCCTCGGAGGCCGAGCTCGGATCGAACGGGCGTATCTCGACGGGCATCAGGGATCTGCCTTTCTCACGGCGAACCCCTGATGCTAGAACACCTCCGCCGTCAAGATCCGGTCGGCCACGTGACCTGCGTCGACTTGTAGTAGTCCACCCCCATCGCGTGCCAGCGCGGGCCCTGGGCACCCAGCCGCGCGTCGAACGCCGTCTGGCTGTGGGTGGATTCCGGCGACCAGCCGAGCTCCATCAGGGCCGGCAGCCGCGGGAAGGCCATGTAGTCGATGTTCGCGGAGGTGACGAGCGTCTCGGACCACAGCGGCGCCTCGACGCCGGCGATCGCCGAGGAGCTGACGCCGCTCAGGTAGTTCCCCGGGTCCCAGCCGTAGGCCGCGTTCACGTCGACGTACCCGGCCCAGTTCTGGCCCAGCGTGGTCTTCTTCGTGTACTTCATGTCCAGGTAGGCGTGGTTCGCCGGGGACATGATGATCTTCGTGCCCTTGGCGGCCGCGGCGGCCAGCGCGCTGTTGGACTTGGTGGTGTCCCAGAACTGCGCGACCGTGGACGGGGCCAGGGTCGCGGCGGCGATGTTGTGCCAGCCCATGACCGCCTTGCCGTGGTTGGCGACGATCTGCTGCTCCTGGTTGATGAAGGACACGTAATCGCTCTGCGTCGTGGAGCTGGCCTCGTCACCGCCGATATGGATGTACGGCCCCGGGGTCAGTGCCGCGATCTCGCCGATGACCTGGTCCAGGAACGTATAGGTGAGCGGCAGCGAGACGCACAGCGAGCTGAAGCCGACGTCCGTCCCGGTGTACAACGGCGGCGCGACCCCGTTGCAGTTC encodes the following:
- a CDS encoding GNAT family N-acetyltransferase, with the translated sequence MPVEIRPFDPSSASEAELAEYYAVSTAVLAVDHPDVWPPTLAEFVETIRRTLTVLGPVRRWVARDAGRIVGTASVIQPEHENTHLTIVQVTVLPERWRQGVGTAVLRGVLPDVRADGRTVVMGYNVKADASGESWARKLGFVRTHGYVKQTLKLADVDPGLWQRSVAAGFRLESWSGAAPEALLVEYARARTAITDAPTGESTLEFEDWTPERVRTHEADLRSRGVLIRVTVAVHEDSGRVAGLTELEVSEGGRRRAIQQDTAVMADFRGHGLGLAVKGATLRWLTAEQPGVEQIFTQTAHDNVHMIRINHALGFVTTAALSELEIGVAELAKRLEV